The following proteins are co-located in the Phoenix dactylifera cultivar Barhee BC4 unplaced genomic scaffold, palm_55x_up_171113_PBpolish2nd_filt_p 000164F, whole genome shotgun sequence genome:
- the LOC103722451 gene encoding uncharacterized protein LOC103722451: MAMPWGSAIYLMKMVWMILKGWISSCLMVANEIARALRTGDIGPLPVG; encoded by the coding sequence ATGGCCATGCCGTGGGGCTCGGCTATCTACCTGATGAAGATGGTGTGGATGATTTTGAAAGGCTGGATCTCTTCATGTCTGATGGTCGCTAATGAGATTGCTCGTGCGCTCAGAACTGGAGACATTGGTCCACTTCCTGTTGGCTGA